A portion of the Lolium rigidum isolate FL_2022 chromosome 1, APGP_CSIRO_Lrig_0.1, whole genome shotgun sequence genome contains these proteins:
- the LOC124677730 gene encoding pentatricopeptide repeat-containing protein At2g44880-like, whose protein sequence is MLGGYVKCGDIDNARRLFEGMPQRNGVSWSAMVGAYAGSGELDVAREMFDEMPAIGRNVVTWNSMITGFARHGLLPLARKMFDEMPVRNLVSWNTMIRGYAVNGDMDGARELFDVMPEKDVVSWTCMISGYAQAGRYAETLDLFRSMQSESSVRPNEVTMVSVLSACAHVTALEEGRWAHAFIDKHKMVLDNEFNLGAALIDMYAKCARTDMAVKIFHSLHQKNVSAWNALITGLAINGDVQDCISVFEQMKRSGEKPNDITFVGVLTACSHGGLMDEGRRCFESMTTYGVQPEAKHYGCMVDMLGRAGLLEEAEELIRSMPVAPDVMILGALLGACRMHKRFDVAERVQSKIIGLNTQQAGCHVLISDVNAAAGKWGEALEARHVLQKHVIRKSPGSSSSMQ, encoded by the coding sequence ATGCTCGGTGGCTATGTGAAGTGCGGGGACATCGACAATGCCCGGAGGCTGTTCGAAGGAATGCCTCAAAGGAATGGGGTCTCCTGGAGCGCGATGGTGGGGGCTTACGCGGGTTCTGGCGAACTGGATGTGGCCAGGGAAATGTTCGACGAGATGCCGGCCATTGGGAGGAACGTTGTGACATGGAACTCGATGATAACTGGATTTGCGCGGCATGGGCTACTGCCGCTGGCTAGGAAGATGTTCGATGAGATGCCGGTACGGAATCTCGTATCATGGAACACAATGATCCGGGGGTATGCAGTGAATGGCGATATGGATGGCGCGCGGGAGCTGTTTGACGTGATGCCAGAGAAGGATGTGGTTTCCTGGACGTGCATGATTTCTGGGTATGCACAGGCTGGACGCTATGCTGAAACTCTTGATCTGTTCAGGTCAATGCAGAGCGAGAGCAGTGTCCGTCCTAATGAGGTGACCATGGTGAGTGTGCTCTCGGCATGCGCACATGTAACAGCTCTggaagaagggaggtgggctcacGCCTTCATTGACAAGCACAAGATGGTGCTCGACAATGAGTTCAATCTTGGCGCCGctctcatagacatgtatgccaAGTGTGCAAGAACCGATATGGCCGTCAAAATCTTCCACTCCTTGCACCAGAAGAATGTCTCCGCCTGGAATGCGCTCATCACTGGGTTGGCAATAAATGGTGATGTTCAGGATTGCATCAGTGTGTTTGAGCAGATGAAGAGGTCAGGAGAAAAACCGAATGACATAACGTTTGTTGGTGTGTTGACTGCTTGTTCCCATGGCGGGCTGATGGATGAGGGTCGACGGTGCTTCGAGAGCATGACAACTTATGGAGTGCAGCCAGAGGCGAAGCACTATGGCTGCATGGTTGACATGTTAGGCCGGGCAGGGCTTCTTGAAGAGGCAGAGGAGCTCATAAGGAGCATGCCGGTGGCCCCAGATGTCATGATTTTGGGCGCACTACTGGGTGCCTGCCGAATGCACAAGAGATTTGATGTGGCTGAAAGAGTCCAGAGTAAAATCATTGGCCTCAACACACAGCAGGCTGGCTGCCACGTGTTGATCTCAGACGTTAATGCTGCTGCTGGAAAATGGGGAGAGGCTTTAGAAGCGAGGCACGTTTTGCAGAAGCACGTCATCAGGAAATCACCGGGATCATCCAGCTCAATGCAATAG
- the LOC124694818 gene encoding uncharacterized protein LOC124694818 isoform X1 codes for MGIVRAASGVAAADSCGDEDLMREERLLLQSFPSQGSDDCEQAEVDCELAMSGGQVCNVPYGLYDLPELKDVLSLEGWNLCLTEDDRFRLAAYLPDMDQEDLFTTLKELFSGRAMFFGSPLRAFFDRLSGGFYSPEVSQARELLVDFQRRKYYHFLRLYHNGMVWKFTCMDRLLRTGMSTSLEEKIHIWHNWIHEKPLTFADPNSSPMNASLPTITSSSLLKRAKLMEGTSTTNCSAKHKEIVHRVKSMEMGSSTSHVFRSQDEPDEKCGKLPKGVLKTKSDYDALADVNDGIHHTPGLIPLTHHGVQVSAFSPYAFPQHMHNYAVNPSYPYYMNTSRTYLGSSSSSPWQREGALETYPLLVKGPSGVQHTFLEELKRGSHSAMLRGYESTYKPGLAYSNEANGTRESTHEKNLLKSFGQRSAMYPADPYARTVLGHQRNVCTKMPSPRNADRISGMLTLSTSTNPPCNNLLGQSETMHKHHDGLETKAPSVTKVEEEHRFPNTYTNPPCNNLLGQSEAMHKHHDGLETKAPSVTKVEEEHRFPNTYTNPPCNNLLGQPETMHKHHDGLETMAPSVTKVEEEHRFPNTYTRRKLQRGVDLVDHVKTPTMVGSESASVLSSMTNVKAKAIKL; via the coding sequence ATGGGCATTGTGAGGGCAGCAagtggtgtggcggcagcagacagCTGCGGAGACGAGGACCTTATGAGAGAGGAGAGGTTGCTGCTTCAGAGCTTCCCTAGTCAAGGATCTGATGACTGCGAACAGGCCGAGGTCGATTGCGAGCTTGCGATGTCTGGAGGCCAGGTGTGCAATGTACCTTATGGGCTTTATGATCTGCCTGAGTTGAAGGACGTACTTTCTTTGGAGGGGTGGAACTTGTGTCTAACAGAAGACGACAGGTTTCGTCTAGCAGCCTACCTCCCTGACATGGACCAAGAAGACTTGTTTACAACACTGAAGGAGCTGTTCAGCGGCAGAGCTATGTTCTTTGGGAGTCCACTTAGAGCTTTTTTCGACAGATTGAGTGGTGGATTTTATTCTCCAGAAGTTTCCCAGGCAAGAGAATTACTGGTGGACTTCCAGAGACGAAAGTATTATCATTTTCTGAGACTGTATCACAATGGCATGGTTTGGAAGTTTACATGCATGGACAGGCTGTTGAGAACTGGTATGAGTACTAGTCTCGAGGAGAAGATTCACATCTGGCACAACTGGATACACGAGAAGCCTCTCACGTTTGCGGATCCAAACAGTTCTCCGATGAATGCAAGTCTACCAACTATCACCAGTTCCTCACTATTGAAGCGAGCTAAACTTATGGAAGGGACATCAACTACTAACTGTTCAGCCAAACACAAGGAGATAGTCCACAGAGTGAAATCAATGGAAATGGGCTCATCGACAAGTCACGTTTTCCGCAGTCAAGATGAGCCTGATGAAAAATGTGGTAAACTACCAAAAGGTGTGCTTAAAACAAAAAGTGATTATGATGCCCTTGCTGATGTCAACGATGGAATACATCATACACCAGGACTGATCCCACTCACTCATCACGGTGTGCAGGTCTCCGCCTTCTCTCCTTATGCTTTTCCACAGCATATGCATAACTATGCTGTGAATCCATCTTATCCCTATTacatgaacacaagcagaacttaTTTGGGCAGTTCCAGCTCAAGTCCCTGGCAACGGGAGGGTGCACTGGAAACGTATCCTCTCTTGGTCAAAGGTCCATCTGGAGTCCAGCATACTTTTTTAGAGGAGCTCAAAAGGGGCAGCCATTCTGCAATGTTGAGAGGGTATGAGTCAACATATAAACCGGGCTTAGCATATTCAAATGAAGCAAATGGCACAAGAGAATCCACCCACGAGAAGAACCTTTTGAAGAGCTTTGGTCAACGGAGCGCCATGTATCCTGCTGATCCCTACGCAAGAACTGTCCTTGGCCATCAAAGAAATGTATGCACGAAAATGCCCAGCCCGAGAAATGCTGACAGAATTTCTGGGATGCTGACCCTtagtacaagcacaaaccctcctTGTAACAACTTGCTGGGGCAGTCTGAAACCATGCACAAACATCATGATGGACTGGAGACAAAGGCACCTTCTGTTACAAAAGTTGAAGAAGAACATAGGTTCCCAAACACATACACAAACCCTCCTTGTAACAACTTGCTGGGGCAGTCTGAAGCCATGCACAAACATCATGATGGACTGGAGACAAAGGCACCTTCTGTTACAAAAGTTGAAGAAGAACATAGGTTCCCAAACACATACACAAACCCTCCTTGTAACAACTTGCTGGGGCAGCCTGAAACCATGCACAAACATCATGATGGACTGGAGACAATGGCACCTTCTGTTACAAAAGTTGAAGAAGAACATAGGTTTCCAAACACATACACAAGGAGAAAACTGCAGAGGGGGGTTGACCTTGTCGATCATGTCAAGACACCAACCATGGTGGGCTCAGAGTCAGCGAGTGTGCTGTCTAGCATGACAAATGTGAAGGCAAAGGCCATCAAACTTTGA
- the LOC124694818 gene encoding uncharacterized protein LOC124694818 isoform X2, whose translation MGIVRAASGVAAADSCGDEDLMREERLLLQSFPSQGSDDCEQAEVDCELAMSGGQVCNVPYGLYDLPELKDVLSLEGWNLCLTEDDRFRLAAYLPDMDQEDLFTTLKELFSGRAMFFGSPLRAFFDRLSGGFYSPEVSQARELLVDFQRRKYYHFLRLYHNGMVWKFTCMDRLLRTGMSTSLEEKIHIWHNWIHEKPLTFADPNSSPMNASLPTITSSSLLKRAKLMEGTSTTNCSAKHKEIVHRVKSMEMGSSTSHVFRSQDEPDEKCGKLPKGVLKTKSDYDALADVNDGIHHTPGLIPLTHHGVQFQLKSLATGGCTGNVSSLGQRSIWSPAYFFRGAQKGQPFCNVERV comes from the exons ATGGGCATTGTGAGGGCAGCAagtggtgtggcggcagcagacagCTGCGGAGACGAGGACCTTATGAGAGAGGAGAGGTTGCTGCTTCAGAGCTTCCCTAGTCAAGGATCTGATGACTGCGAACAGGCCGAGGTCGATTGCGAGCTTGCGATGTCTGGAGGCCAGGTGTGCAATGTACCTTATGGGCTTTATGATCTGCCTGAGTTGAAGGACGTACTTTCTTTGGAGGGGTGGAACTTGTGTCTAACAGAAGACGACAGGTTTCGTCTAGCAGCCTACCTCCCTGACATGGACCAAGAAGACTTGTTTACAACACTGAAGGAGCTGTTCAGCGGCAGAGCTATGTTCTTTGGGAGTCCACTTAGAGCTTTTTTCGACAGATTGAGTGGTGGATTTTATTCTCCAGAAGTTTCCCAGGCAAGAGAATTACTGGTGGACTTCCAGAGACGAAAGTATTATCATTTTCTGAGACTGTATCACAATGGCATGGTTTGGAAGTTTACATGCATGGACAGGCTGTTGAGAACTGGTATGAGTACTAGTCTCGAGGAGAAGATTCACATCTGGCACAACTGGATACACGAGAAGCCTCTCACGTTTGCGGATCCAAACAGTTCTCCGATGAATGCAAGTCTACCAACTATCACCAGTTCCTCACTATTGAAGCGAGCTAAACTTATGGAAGGGACATCAACTACTAACTGTTCAGCCAAACACAAGGAGATAGTCCACAGAGTGAAATCAATGGAAATGGGCTCATCGACAAGTCACGTTTTCCGCAGTCAAGATGAGCCTGATGAAAAATGTGGTAAACTACCAAAAGGTGTGCTTAAAACAAAAAGTGATTATGATGCCCTTGCTGATGTCAACGATGGAATACATCATACACCAGGACTGATCCCACTCACTCATCACGGTGTGCAG TTCCAGCTCAAGTCCCTGGCAACGGGAGGGTGCACTGGAAACGTATCCTCTCTTGGTCAAAGGTCCATCTGGAGTCCAGCATACTTTTTTAGAGGAGCTCAAAAGGGGCAGCCATTCTGCAATGTTGAGAGGGTATGA